A window from Lepus europaeus isolate LE1 chromosome 20, mLepTim1.pri, whole genome shotgun sequence encodes these proteins:
- the GTF2F1 gene encoding general transcription factor IIF subunit 1 isoform X1, giving the protein MASLGPGSQNVTEYVVRVPKNTTKKYNIMAFNAADKVNFATWNQARLERDLSNKKIYQEEEMPESGAGSEFKRKLREEARRKKYGIVLKEFRPEDQPWLLRVNGKAGRRFKGIKKGGVTENTSYYIFTQCPDGAFEAFPVHNWYNFTPLARHRTLTAEEAEEEWERRNKVLNHFSIMQQRRLKDQDQDEGEGEKEKGGHKKASELRIHDLEDDLEMSSDDSEASGEEGSRAPKAKKKGPLTKAGRKKKKKKDSDDEAFEDSDDGDFEGQEVDYMSDGSSSSQDEAEGKPKVPQPEEGPKGVDEQSESSEESEEEKPPEEDREEEEEKKAPTPQEKKRRKDSSDESDSSEDSDIDSEASSALFMAKKKTPPKRERKPSGGSSRGNSRPGTPSTEGGGASSTLRAAASKLEQGKRPSETPAAKRLRLDAGPQNLSGKATSQPSSGKSTPSGGDVQVTEDAVRRYLTRKPMTTKDLLKKFQTKKTGLSSEQTVNVLAQILKRLNPERKLISDKMHFSLKE; this is encoded by the exons ATGGCGTCCCTG GGCCCCGGCAGCCAGAATGTCACCGAGTACGTCGTGCGCGTCCCCAA GAACACAACCAAAAAATACAACATCATGGCTTTCAATGCAGCCGACAAAGTCAACTTTGCTACTTGGAATCAG gcccggCTGGAGCGGGACTTGAGCAACAAGAAGATCTACCAGGAGGAGGAGATGCCGGAGTCGGGCGCGGGCAGCGAGTTCAAGCGCAAGCTGCGGGAGGAGGCGCGCCGGAAGAAGTACGGCATCGTGCTCAAGGAGTTCCGGCCcgaggaccagccctggctgctgcgggtcAACGGGAAGGCCGGCCGCAG GTTCAAGGGCATCAAGAAGGGTGGCGTGACGGAGAACACATCCTACTACATCTTCACCCAGTGCCCTGACGGGGCCTTCGAGGCCTTCCCCGTGCACAACTGGTACAACTTCACGCCGCTGGCCCGGCACCGCACGCTCACGGCCGAGGAGGCcgaggaggagtgggagag GAGGAACAAGGTGCTGAACCACTTCAGCATCATGCAGCAGCGGCGGCTCAAGGACCAGGACCAGGACGAGGGCGAGGGTGAGAAGGAGAAAGGCGGCCACAAGAAGGCCAGCGAGCTGCGCATCCATGACCTGGAGGACGACCTGGAGATGTCGTCGGACGACAGCGAGGCCAGCGGCGAGGAGG gcAGCAGAGCCCCCAAGGCCAAGAAGAAGGGGCCGCTGACCAAGGCGggcaggaagaagaagaagaagaaggactCGGATGACGAGGCCTTCGAGGACAGCGACGACGGGGACTTTGAGGGCCAGGAGGTGGACTACATGTCCGACGGCTCCAG CAGCTCCCAGGACGAGGCCGAGGGCAAGCCCAAAGTGCCACAGCCGGAGGAGGGGCCCAAGG gggtcGACGAGCAGAGCGAGAGCAGcgaggagagtgaggaggagaagCCGCCCgaggaggacagggaggaggaagaggagaagaaagcCCCCACCCCGCAGGAGAAGAAGCGCCGGAAAG ACAGCAGCGACGAGTCGGACAGCTCCGAGGACAGCGACATCGACAGCGAGGCCTCCTCTGCCCTCTTCATGGCT aAGAAGAAGACCCCCCCCAAGAGGGAGCGGAAGCCGTCGGGAGGCAGCTCGCGCGGCAACAGCCGCCCCGGCACGCCCAGCACGGAGGGCGGCGGCGCCTCGTCCACGCTGCGGGCGGCGGCCAGCAAGCTGGAGCAAG GGAAGCGGCCGAGTGAGACGCCGGCGGCCAAGCGCTTGCGGCTCGACGCGGGGCCCCAGAACCTGTCTGGAAAGGCGACCTCCCAGCCGTCCTCGGGGAAGTCCACGCCCAGCGGCGG GGACGTGCAGGTGACGGAGGACGCCGTGCGCCGCTACCTGACGCGGAAGCCCATGACCACCAAGGACTTGCTGAAGAAGTTCCAGACCAAGAAGACGGGGCTGAGCAGCGAGCAGACGGTGAACGTGCTGGCCCAGATCCTGAAGCGGCTCAACCCCGAGCGCAAGCTCATCAGCGACAAGATGCACTTCTCCCTCAAGGAGTGA
- the GTF2F1 gene encoding general transcription factor IIF subunit 1 isoform X2, producing MASLGPGSQNVTEYVVRVPKNTTKKYNIMAFNAADKVNFATWNQARLERDLSNKKIYQEEEMPESGAGSEFKRKLREEARRKKYGIVLKEFRPEDQPWLLRVNGKAGRRFKGIKKGGVTENTSYYIFTQCPDGAFEAFPVHNWYNFTPLARHRTLTAEEAEEEWERRNKVLNHFSIMQQRRLKDQDQDEGEGEKEKGGHKKASELRIHDLEDDLEMSSDDSEASGEEGSRAPKAKKKGPLTKAGRKKKKKKDSDDEAFEDSDDGDFEGQEVDYMSDGSSSQDEAEGKPKVPQPEEGPKGVDEQSESSEESEEEKPPEEDREEEEEKKAPTPQEKKRRKDSSDESDSSEDSDIDSEASSALFMAKKKTPPKRERKPSGGSSRGNSRPGTPSTEGGGASSTLRAAASKLEQGKRPSETPAAKRLRLDAGPQNLSGKATSQPSSGKSTPSGGDVQVTEDAVRRYLTRKPMTTKDLLKKFQTKKTGLSSEQTVNVLAQILKRLNPERKLISDKMHFSLKE from the exons ATGGCGTCCCTG GGCCCCGGCAGCCAGAATGTCACCGAGTACGTCGTGCGCGTCCCCAA GAACACAACCAAAAAATACAACATCATGGCTTTCAATGCAGCCGACAAAGTCAACTTTGCTACTTGGAATCAG gcccggCTGGAGCGGGACTTGAGCAACAAGAAGATCTACCAGGAGGAGGAGATGCCGGAGTCGGGCGCGGGCAGCGAGTTCAAGCGCAAGCTGCGGGAGGAGGCGCGCCGGAAGAAGTACGGCATCGTGCTCAAGGAGTTCCGGCCcgaggaccagccctggctgctgcgggtcAACGGGAAGGCCGGCCGCAG GTTCAAGGGCATCAAGAAGGGTGGCGTGACGGAGAACACATCCTACTACATCTTCACCCAGTGCCCTGACGGGGCCTTCGAGGCCTTCCCCGTGCACAACTGGTACAACTTCACGCCGCTGGCCCGGCACCGCACGCTCACGGCCGAGGAGGCcgaggaggagtgggagag GAGGAACAAGGTGCTGAACCACTTCAGCATCATGCAGCAGCGGCGGCTCAAGGACCAGGACCAGGACGAGGGCGAGGGTGAGAAGGAGAAAGGCGGCCACAAGAAGGCCAGCGAGCTGCGCATCCATGACCTGGAGGACGACCTGGAGATGTCGTCGGACGACAGCGAGGCCAGCGGCGAGGAGG gcAGCAGAGCCCCCAAGGCCAAGAAGAAGGGGCCGCTGACCAAGGCGggcaggaagaagaagaagaagaaggactCGGATGACGAGGCCTTCGAGGACAGCGACGACGGGGACTTTGAGGGCCAGGAGGTGGACTACATGTCCGACGGCTCCAG CTCCCAGGACGAGGCCGAGGGCAAGCCCAAAGTGCCACAGCCGGAGGAGGGGCCCAAGG gggtcGACGAGCAGAGCGAGAGCAGcgaggagagtgaggaggagaagCCGCCCgaggaggacagggaggaggaagaggagaagaaagcCCCCACCCCGCAGGAGAAGAAGCGCCGGAAAG ACAGCAGCGACGAGTCGGACAGCTCCGAGGACAGCGACATCGACAGCGAGGCCTCCTCTGCCCTCTTCATGGCT aAGAAGAAGACCCCCCCCAAGAGGGAGCGGAAGCCGTCGGGAGGCAGCTCGCGCGGCAACAGCCGCCCCGGCACGCCCAGCACGGAGGGCGGCGGCGCCTCGTCCACGCTGCGGGCGGCGGCCAGCAAGCTGGAGCAAG GGAAGCGGCCGAGTGAGACGCCGGCGGCCAAGCGCTTGCGGCTCGACGCGGGGCCCCAGAACCTGTCTGGAAAGGCGACCTCCCAGCCGTCCTCGGGGAAGTCCACGCCCAGCGGCGG GGACGTGCAGGTGACGGAGGACGCCGTGCGCCGCTACCTGACGCGGAAGCCCATGACCACCAAGGACTTGCTGAAGAAGTTCCAGACCAAGAAGACGGGGCTGAGCAGCGAGCAGACGGTGAACGTGCTGGCCCAGATCCTGAAGCGGCTCAACCCCGAGCGCAAGCTCATCAGCGACAAGATGCACTTCTCCCTCAAGGAGTGA
- the GTF2F1 gene encoding general transcription factor IIF subunit 1 isoform X3, whose product MAFNAADKVNFATWNQARLERDLSNKKIYQEEEMPESGAGSEFKRKLREEARRKKYGIVLKEFRPEDQPWLLRVNGKAGRRFKGIKKGGVTENTSYYIFTQCPDGAFEAFPVHNWYNFTPLARHRTLTAEEAEEEWERRNKVLNHFSIMQQRRLKDQDQDEGEGEKEKGGHKKASELRIHDLEDDLEMSSDDSEASGEEGSRAPKAKKKGPLTKAGRKKKKKKDSDDEAFEDSDDGDFEGQEVDYMSDGSSSSQDEAEGKPKVPQPEEGPKGVDEQSESSEESEEEKPPEEDREEEEEKKAPTPQEKKRRKDSSDESDSSEDSDIDSEASSALFMAKKKTPPKRERKPSGGSSRGNSRPGTPSTEGGGASSTLRAAASKLEQGKRPSETPAAKRLRLDAGPQNLSGKATSQPSSGKSTPSGGDVQVTEDAVRRYLTRKPMTTKDLLKKFQTKKTGLSSEQTVNVLAQILKRLNPERKLISDKMHFSLKE is encoded by the exons ATGGCTTTCAATGCAGCCGACAAAGTCAACTTTGCTACTTGGAATCAG gcccggCTGGAGCGGGACTTGAGCAACAAGAAGATCTACCAGGAGGAGGAGATGCCGGAGTCGGGCGCGGGCAGCGAGTTCAAGCGCAAGCTGCGGGAGGAGGCGCGCCGGAAGAAGTACGGCATCGTGCTCAAGGAGTTCCGGCCcgaggaccagccctggctgctgcgggtcAACGGGAAGGCCGGCCGCAG GTTCAAGGGCATCAAGAAGGGTGGCGTGACGGAGAACACATCCTACTACATCTTCACCCAGTGCCCTGACGGGGCCTTCGAGGCCTTCCCCGTGCACAACTGGTACAACTTCACGCCGCTGGCCCGGCACCGCACGCTCACGGCCGAGGAGGCcgaggaggagtgggagag GAGGAACAAGGTGCTGAACCACTTCAGCATCATGCAGCAGCGGCGGCTCAAGGACCAGGACCAGGACGAGGGCGAGGGTGAGAAGGAGAAAGGCGGCCACAAGAAGGCCAGCGAGCTGCGCATCCATGACCTGGAGGACGACCTGGAGATGTCGTCGGACGACAGCGAGGCCAGCGGCGAGGAGG gcAGCAGAGCCCCCAAGGCCAAGAAGAAGGGGCCGCTGACCAAGGCGggcaggaagaagaagaagaagaaggactCGGATGACGAGGCCTTCGAGGACAGCGACGACGGGGACTTTGAGGGCCAGGAGGTGGACTACATGTCCGACGGCTCCAG CAGCTCCCAGGACGAGGCCGAGGGCAAGCCCAAAGTGCCACAGCCGGAGGAGGGGCCCAAGG gggtcGACGAGCAGAGCGAGAGCAGcgaggagagtgaggaggagaagCCGCCCgaggaggacagggaggaggaagaggagaagaaagcCCCCACCCCGCAGGAGAAGAAGCGCCGGAAAG ACAGCAGCGACGAGTCGGACAGCTCCGAGGACAGCGACATCGACAGCGAGGCCTCCTCTGCCCTCTTCATGGCT aAGAAGAAGACCCCCCCCAAGAGGGAGCGGAAGCCGTCGGGAGGCAGCTCGCGCGGCAACAGCCGCCCCGGCACGCCCAGCACGGAGGGCGGCGGCGCCTCGTCCACGCTGCGGGCGGCGGCCAGCAAGCTGGAGCAAG GGAAGCGGCCGAGTGAGACGCCGGCGGCCAAGCGCTTGCGGCTCGACGCGGGGCCCCAGAACCTGTCTGGAAAGGCGACCTCCCAGCCGTCCTCGGGGAAGTCCACGCCCAGCGGCGG GGACGTGCAGGTGACGGAGGACGCCGTGCGCCGCTACCTGACGCGGAAGCCCATGACCACCAAGGACTTGCTGAAGAAGTTCCAGACCAAGAAGACGGGGCTGAGCAGCGAGCAGACGGTGAACGTGCTGGCCCAGATCCTGAAGCGGCTCAACCCCGAGCGCAAGCTCATCAGCGACAAGATGCACTTCTCCCTCAAGGAGTGA
- the PSPN gene encoding persephin produces MATGRALLGALLLLSLQLGRGPEALGAAVAEEMSPDQAADAGGSRTPPLGKEPRARVRRAPAGPCQLWSLSLPVAELGLGFASEERVIFRYCAGSCPRGARTQHGLTLARLQAQGRAHGGPCCRPTRYADVTFLDDRLRWQRLPQLSAAACGCG; encoded by the exons ATGGCCACGGGACGAGCCCTGCTGGGCGCTCTGCTACTGCTGTCCCTGCAGCTGGGCCGGGGCCCTGAGGCTCTGGGTGCCGCGGTGGCGGAAGAGATGTCGCCGGATCAGGCTGCGGACGCTGGAGGGAGCCGGACGCCCCCGCTGGGTAAGGAGCCCC GTGCCCGCGTGCGCCGAGCCCCCGCCGGCCCGTGCCAGCTGTGGAGCCTGAGCCTGCCGGTGgccgagctgggcctgggcttCGCCTCGGAGGAGAGGGTCATCTTCCGCTACTGCGCCGGCAGCTGCCCCCGCGGCGCCCGGACCCAGCACGGCCTGACGCTGGCCCGGCTGCAGGCGCAGGGCCGAGCCCACGGCGGGCCCTGCTGCCGGCCCACGCGCTACGCCGACGTGACCTTCCTTGACGACCGTCTCCGCTGGCAGCGGCTGCCCCAGCTCTCGGCGGCCGCCTGCGGCTGTGGCTGA
- the ALKBH7 gene encoding alpha-ketoglutarate-dependent dioxygenase alkB homolog 7, mitochondrial produces the protein MAGSGRLALRTLPVPGWVRGSSPAVVSRLRDEAVVRPGFLSAAEEETLSRELEPELRRRRYEYDHWDAAIHGFRETEKARWSEASRAILQRVQAAAFGPGQTLLSSVHVLDLEPRGYVKPHVDSVKFCGATIAGLSLLSASVMRLVHTQEPGQWLELLLEPGSLYILRGSARYDFSHEILRDEDSFFGERRIPRSRRISVICRALPEGTGPGEPPPAC, from the exons ATGGCCGGGAGTGGGCGGCTGGCTTTGCGGACGCTGCCCGTGCCGGGCTGGGTGCGGGGTTCGAGCCCCGCCGTGGTGAGCCGTTTGCGGGATGAGGCCGTGGTGCGGCCGGGCTTCCTGAGCGCAGCCGAGGAGGAGACGCTGAGCCGTGAGCTGGAGCCCGAGCTGCGCCGCCGCCGCTACGAATACGATCACTGGGACGCG GCCATCCACGGCTTCCGGGAGACGGAGAAGGCGCGCTGGTCAGAGGCCAGCCGGGCCATCCTGCAGCGCGTGCAGGCGGCGGCCTTTGGCCCTGGCCAGACCCTGCTGTCCTCGGTGCACGTGCTGGACCTGGAGCCGCGGGGCTACGTCAAGCCCCATGTGGACAGCGTCAAG TTCTGCGGAGCCACCATCGCGGGCTTGTCCCTGCTCTCCGCCAGCGTCATGCGGCTGGTGCACACCCAGGAGCCGGGGCAGTGGCTGGAACTTTTGCTGGAGCCCGGCTCCCTCTACATCCTTAG GGGCTCGGCCCGCTATGACTTCTCCCATGAGATCCTGCGGGATGAAGACTCCTTCTTTGGGGAGCGGCGGATTCCGCGGAGCCGGCGCATCTCGGTGATCTGCCGCGCCCTCCCTGAGGGGACGGGGCCGGGGGAGCCCCCGCCAGCCTgctga
- the CLPP gene encoding ATP-dependent Clp protease proteolytic subunit, mitochondrial, with the protein MWPGILVGGSRVAAGRCPTLGPLLAARFPSQRTPESDLAPRRSLHATAARALPLIPIVVEQTGRGERAYDIYSRLLRERIVCVMGPIDDSVASLVIAQLLFLQSESNKKPIHMYINSPGGVVTAGLAIYDTMQYILNPICTWCVGQAASMGSLLLAAGSPGMRHSLPNSRIMIHQPSGGARGQATDIAIQAEEIMKLKKQLYNIYAKHTKQSLQVIESAMERDRYMSPMEAQEFGILDKVLVHPPQDGEDEPELVQKEPPAAPTEPPTPASP; encoded by the exons ATGTGGCCGGGAATCTTGGTGGGGGGGTCCCGGGTGGCGGCCGGCAGGTGCCCCACGCTGGGGCCCCTCCTCGCCGCTCGTTTCCCCTCGCAGCGGACGCCCGAGAGCGACCTCGCCCCGCGGCGAAGCCTGCACGCGACGGCGGCCCGGGCTCTTCCGCTCATCCCCATAGTGGTGGAGCAAACG GGTCGCGGCGAGCGCGCCTACGACATCTACTCGCGGCTGCTGCGGGAGCGCATCGTGTGCGTCATGGGCCCG ATCGATGACAGCGTGGCCAGCCTGGTCATCGCGCAGCTGCTGTTCCTGCAGTCCGAGAGCAACAAGAAGCCCATCCACATGTACATCAACAGCCCCG GCGGTGTGGTGACCGCGGGCCTGGCCATCTACGACACGATGCAGTACATCCTGAACCCCATCTGCACGTGGTGCGTGGGCCAGGCCGCCAGCATGGGCTCCCTGCTGCTCGCCGCCGGCAGCCCCGGCATGCGCCACTCGCTCCCCAACTCCCGCATCATGATCCACCAGCCCTCTGGGGGCGCCCGG ggccaggccacagaCATCGCCATCCAGGCCGAGGAGATCATGAAGCTCAAGAAGCAGCTCTACAACATCTACGCCAAGCACACGAAACAGAGCCTGCAGGTGATCG AGTCGGCCATGGAGAGGGACCGCTACATGAGCCCCATGGAGGCCCAGGAGTTCGGCATCTTGGACAAGGTCCTGGTCCACCCTCCCCAGGACGGCGAGGACGAGCCCGAGCTGGTGCAGAAGGAGCCGCCCGCGGCGCCCACGGAGcctcccacccccgccagccCCTGA